The genomic stretch TGATCTGAACACCCCCGGCGCCATGGCCAGCCTGTTCGCCCTGTCCAGCGAGATCGAGCGCGGCATGACGGCGGGCGACACCGCCGCCGTGGCCCAGGCCCGCGCCCGCCTCGTGGCCTGCGCCTCCATCCTGGGCGTGCTTCAGGCCGACCCCGCCGCCTGGCTGGAAGGCGACGTCTCCGACGCCCTCCGCCTCGAGGTCGAAGCCCTGCTGGAGCAACGCGCCGCCGCCCGCGCCGCCAAGGACTGGCCCGAAGCCGACCGCATCCGCGACCGCCTGAACGCCCTGAACGTCGTCGTCATGGACGGCCCTGAGGGCGCCACCTGGCGGATGAAGGGGTAAGGCCACACCCACACGCCATCACCCTCTGACTTGTTCGGAGGGTGATGGAATCTGGATTCAATACCGCGCCCGCAGCGTGATCCCCACCGTGCGCGGATCGCCGGGGTTGCCGATCACCAGGCCCGAGTTGCCGGACTGGACGCTGACGAACTGCAGATAGTCCTCGTCCAGCGCGTTCCGGACCCAAACCGACGCCTCCCAGCCATTGTCGGCGCGGAAGCCGGCCCGCAGGTTCACGATCGTATAGCCCTCGATCTCGGTATAGCGCGAGACCGAGGCGTCGGAGTTGTAGGTCGAGCGGAAGCTGGCGTCCGCCCCGCCGTAGAACTGGCCCGGCAGACCCAGGAAGCCGCCGTTCCCGTGCACCTCGCCGCCGGCCGACGCGGCCCAGGGCGAGACCCCCGGCAGGTCCTTGCCCGAGAGATCGCAGGCCACGGTCGAGGTCCCGATCTGCTCCAGCGGGCAGGGGCCGTTGGCGAAGGAGTCGTATTTCGCATCGGTCCAGGCGACGTTGGCGTACAGGTCCAGGTGTTCGTTCGGCCGGGCGACGGCGTCCAGTTCGATCCCTTGGATCACTACCTTCTCGGCATTGGCCAGATAGCCGCGCAGGGCGCCGGGGCCGCTGTCGACGACATTGGCCTGATAGTCGTCCACGTCGGTGCGATAGGCGGCCAGGTTGGCCGTCACCCGCCGGTCGAAACCTTGCGTCTTCAGCCCCAGCTCATAGGTCGTCACCACCTCGGGCTTGACCACCGCATTGGTCAACGAGGGCTGGCCGTTCGGCAGGGTGGGGATGCCGGCCATATTGATGCCGGCCGACTTATAGCCCCGCGCCGCGCTGCCATAGACCAGGACGTCGTCGCTGACGTCGTAGGACAGCGCTGCCTGGCCGGACAGGTCGTCGTCCGAGATTTCGGCGTCATAGGCCTGGGGCCGGGCGATGCCGAGCCGGCGCGAGATCAGGGTGGCGTCCGTCGTCGCCAGTCCGCCGGTCGTCGTCGCCGCATAGGTTCCCGACTTCTCCTCATAGGTGTAGCGCAGCCCCGGCGTCAGGTGCAGCCGGTCGGTGATGTTCCAAGTCAGTTGGCCGAACACGGCGTAGGAGTCCGTCTCGATCCGGCTATCGTTGAACACTGTGTAACCGTCCAGCAGGGCGTCCGGCAGGCTGGGGCTCAGCAGCCAATAGGTGGCGTCCGCGCCGTATTCGGTGACCCCGTGCGTCTCGACCGCCTGGTGGAAGGCGTACAGGCCGCCGGTCCAGTCGATGCGGTGGTTCCCGTTCGAGGACAGGCGCAGCTCCTGGCTCCACTGGTCCTGCCACGACGGATTGGCCGACTGGCGGGTGATGTCGAGGGCGGTGTAGTCGCGGTCGTTCTGCGGTCCCCAGTCCCACGCCCGCCAGGCCGAGACCGAGGTCAGGGTCGCCCAGCCGAAGTCGTAGTCGACGATGGCCGAGACTCCGCGGTGGATCTGGTCCGCCTGTATGCCGCTGTCGATGTCGGCCAGCCGGTCATAGGGATTGGTGCTGGCGGGCGTATAGCCGCGACCGGCGGCCAGGGCGGCGAACTGCTGGGCGGCGGGCTTCAGCGTCTGGCCCGCCGTGACATAGACTTGGGTGCAGCACTCCGGCGTCAGGTCGGCATAGTCGGCGAACAGCCGCACTCGCAGCTGGTCCGTCGGCTGGAACAACAGTTGCCCGCGTAGACTGATCGAGTCCTGCGCGTTCTGCTTCTCCCCGGTGGTGACATTGTCCAGCACCCCGTCGCGCCGGGTCGAGACGACCGAGAACCGCGCCGCGACCTTGTCGTCCACGATGGGGCCCGAGAAGGTCGCCTTGGCTTGCAGGAAGCCATAGTCGCCGAAGCTCAGCTCCGCCTGGCCTTCGGGCGTGAAGCTCGGGTCGCGGGTGGTGATGTTTAAAGCGCCGGCGGTGGTGTTCTTGCCGAACAGCGTCCCCTGCGGCCCGCGCAGGATCTCGATCCGGTCCAGATCGACGAAGTCCAGCGTCGCCGTCGCCGGTCGGCCATAATAGACTTGGTTCACATAGATGCCGACCCCCTGTTCCAGCCCGTCGTTGGCCAGGCCGTAGCTGGCCCCAAGCCCCCGGATGGTGATGGCCGTGTTGCGCGGGTTCGAGGTCAGCAGCTGCACGCTGGGCGCCAGCTGGGTGATCTGGCCGACATTATAGGCGCCGGTCCGGTCCAGCAGTTCCTCGTTCACCACCGTCAGGGCGATGGGCACGTCCTGCGCCCGCTCGTCCCTGCGACGCGCGGTGACGACGATGTCGCCCAGACTGGCGATGGGCGGGGTGGCCGACTGGGGCGCGGCGGCCTCGTCAGCACCCGCAAAAGCGACGGCGGGCGCGCCGAGGCAGGCCGCCAGGGCTGTGACTGAAACCAGACTTCGGGCGAGCGCCCGGGTGACGATGGACATATTCCCCTCCTGTGTATCCGAAGGGAAATGAGGTCTTATTTAAATCTACCAATCAACTAGGAATTTCTATCACCGGCGGATAGCGCCCCTGACAACCAATGATCGCTTCAGGCCGCTTCCCCTTGACCCCGCGCGCCCGGCGCGACACGAGGCGGCATGAACTATCGCCACAGCTTCCACGCCGGAAACTTCGCCGACCTGGTCAAACACGCCCTGGTGCTGTGGCTGGTGAGCACCCGCCAGGCCGCCGGGCCTCTGACGGTGTTCGACACCCATGCGGGCGCGGGCTTGTACGACCTGTCCGGCGATGCGACGCGCTCTAAGGAGGCCGAGGCCGGGGTCGCGCGTCTGATGACCGACGCGGATCTGCCGCCGCTGATGCAGGCCCTGGCGGATCGGGTGGCGGCGCTCAACCCCGACGGCGGCGCCCGCTTCTATCCCGGTTCGCCCCTGCTGATCGCCGACGCGCTCGGGAACGAGGACCGCTATGTCGGCTATGAACTGAACCCGCCCGTCCGCGCCCTGCTGGATCAGGCCCTGGCCGCCCGCCCCAACGCCGAGGCGCGCGAGGGCGACGGCTACGCCCTGGCTACGGCCGAGGCGGCGCGGGTGCGCGGCCCCCTGATCCTGATCGACCCGCCGTTCGAAAAGCCCGACGACTATGTCCGCTCGGCCGAAACCGCCCTGGCGGTGGTCCGTCGCGATCCGACCGCCACCGTGGCCATCTGGACCCCGCTGAAGGATCTGGAGACCTTCGACGGCTTCATCCGCCGGCTTCAGGCCAAGGCCGGCCCGACCCTGGTGGCCGAGGCCCGCCTGCGTCCCCTGACCAATCCGATGAAGATGAACGGCTGCGCCCTGGTCATCGTCAATCCGCCGCCGGGCGCCGAGGACGCAGCGCAGCAGGTCTGCGCCTGGGTCGCCGACCGTCTGGGCGATCCGGGCGGCCGGGCTGAAATCTGGTCCTTCTGATCGGCGCGCCCCTTGTCTATGGTCGGGCCATGACCCGCATCGCCATCCTAGAAACCGGCCATCCGCCCGAGGCCCTGAAGGACAGTTTCGACGACTATCCGGCCCGGTTCCGCGCCCTGCTGGGCGAGACCGTCCCGACCACCCGTTTCGACGTCCAGTCCGGCTGTCTGCCGACCGATCCCGCCGCCTTCCAGGGCGTGATCGTCACGGGCTCGGCCGCCGGCGTCTATGACGACCTGCCGTGGATCCCCCAGCTGATCGACTGGCTGCGCGCCGCGCGGGGCCGGACCCGGATCGTCGGCATCTGTTTCGGCCACCAGGTCCTGGCCCACGCCTTCGGCGGCGCGGTCGAGAAGTCGGACAAGGGCTGGGGCGTCGGCCTGCACCGCTATGACGTCCATGCTGACGAGCCCTGGATGCAGCCCCGCGCCCGCACCATCGCCATCCCCGTCTCGCACCAGGATCAGGTCGTGGCCGTCTCGCCGGACGCCCGCGTCATCGCCTCCAGCGGCTTCACCCCCTACGCCGGCCTGGCCTGGGGCGACGACGCCATTTCCTTCCAGTGCCACCCGGAGTTCCAGCCGGACTACGCCGCCGCCCTGGTCGAGGTCCGGCGCGGCTCGCGCATCCCCGAACCCCTGGCCGACGCCGCGCTCGACAGCCTGAAACGCCCCAACGACCGCGCCATCCTCACCGCCTGGATCCGCGCCTTCCTGCTGCTGACCCCGCCTCCGGTCGAGGATCACGGCAGCGGGATCTAGCTTCCACTTTCCTTTCGTCATCCTCCGACAAGCCGCGTCTTCGCGGCGCAGATCGGGGGACCCAGCGGCGCCGAAGGCGATGCGTCCGCCGCTCGATGTTTGAACACCTCGTCCGCGACAGGTTCGCGCTCGCGCGCGCCGCTGGGTCCCCCGATCTCGCTACGCTCGTCGGAGGATGACGAAAGAAGGGGGGCGCTAAACCCCCAACACCGCGATCAGCCCCAGGCTCAGCCCCACCAGGGCCGCCAGCGACAGCACCACGGCCGCCGCCACCCGCCCGCCGGCGCGCGCCACGGCCCGGATGTCCGTTTGTAGCCCCAGGGCCGCCATGGCCGCCACGGTCAACAGGCCCGACGCCGTCGCCATGGGTGAAAGCGCCGCCTGCGGGATCAGGTCCAGGTTCCGCAGGGCGATCATGGCCAGGAAGCCGACGATGAACCACGGCAGCAACCGGTGCAGACCCGGCCCCTTCGCTCCCTCCGCCCGGTCCCTGAACATCAGCGACAGCACCAGGATCACCGGCCCCAGCATCAGCACCCGCGCCAGCTTGACCACCGTCCCCGTCTGGGTCGCGACCGCGCCGAACGGGGCGGCCGCCGCCAGCACCTGGGGCACGGCATAGACGGTCAGCCCCGCCAGGGCCCCGTATTGCACGCCGCTCATGGACATCAGCCCGCCCAGCAGCGGCAGGGTCAGCACGACCACCACCCCCAGCACGGCCGTAAAGGCGATGGAGGCGGCGACCTCCTCGCCATCGGCGTCGATCACCGGGGCCACGGCGGCGATGGCCGAGTTGCCGCAGATGGCGTTGCCGCACGCGACCAGCAGGGCCATGCGCGGGTTCAGCCCCAGCAGACGCCCGATCCCGAACCCGACCAGTATGGCGGCGGCGACCAGGGCGAAGACCCCGGCCACGAACCCGACCCCCAGCGACGACAGGGTGGCCGCGCTGACCGAGGCGCCCAGCAGGACCACCGCCACCTCCAGCAGGATCTTGGCTGAAAAATCGATCCCGACCCTGAACCGGGCGTCCGGCGTCCAGGCAGCCCGTACGCCCGCGCCGAGCAGGATGGCCAGGACCAGCGGCTCCAGCCAGGCCTTGCCGAAGACGTCCCGCTCCAGACTGGTCAGGCCGACCGCCGCCAGGGCGACCACCAGGCTCATCATCAGGCCGGGCCAGACCGAACGGCCAAACGCGCCCAGCTGCATCCTGCGGGGCAGGGGAGGGCTCAAGGCTGCGACGGAGGCGGTGGACTTCATGGTCCAGCTTGATGGCCCGCCTCTCGACCACCGTCCAACGGATTGTTATGGTCAGTTCAATCCGATTTGGAGATTGATCTTGACCCTGGAACGCCTGCGCATCTTCGTCGCCGTAGCCGAGCGTCAGCATGTGACGGCGGCCGCGCGGGCGCTGAACCTGACCCAGTCGGCCGTCTCCAACGCCATCGCGGCGCTCGAGGCCGAACATGACGTCCATCTGTTCGACCGGGTCGGCCGGGGCGTGGTCCTGAACCAGACCGGTGTGGCCTTCCTGCCCGAGGCCAAGGCCGTGCTGGCCCGGGCCGCGGCGGCCGAGGCGGCGCTGGCGGACATGAGCGCTTTGCGACGCGGCCGCCTGACCATCTTCGCCAGCCAGACCATCGCCAGCGCCTGGCTGCCGCGCCGGCTGGCCGCCTTTCACGCGGCCCACCCCGGCGTCGAACTGGACGTGGCCATCGGCAATACGCGTGAGGTGGCCGAGGGGGTGTTGAGCGGCGCGGCCGAACTGGGTCTGGTCGAGGGCGAGATCGACCAACCCTTGCTGGATCAGACGGTGGTGGGCTCGGACCGGCTGGCGGTCCTGGTCACGCCTGACCACCCCTGGGCTGGGCTGCGCCGACTGGAGGCCCAGACCCTGGCGACCCAGGCCTGGGTCCTGCGCGAAGCGGGCTCGGGCACCCGCTCGACCCTGGAGGCGGCCCTACGAAACGCGGGCGTGGACCCCGCCGCCCTGTCCATCGCCATGACCCTGCCGTCGAACGAGGCGGTGCTGGCGGCGGCCGAGGCAGGGGCAGGGGCCACGGCCCTGTCCGAGAGCGTCGCCTACGCCTCGGTCGCCGCCGGCCGCCTGGTCACCGCCGCCTTCAGCCTGCCGGAGCGCCCCTTCCGCCTGCTGCGCCATTCCGAACGCTACCGCAGCCGCGCCGGCGACGCGTTTGTGGCGGCCATGGGGTGAGCGGACAGGGGATACGCCCCTAATTCCGCGTCACCGCATGTTGAATTCTAAGGGTTTTCAAAGAAAATTCGACAGTCGACCTATCACCCTTCCGGGCGCAGTTAGACTGGGCGTCAGGTCTTTGACAATCGAATGGAAACACGCCGCCAAACTGCACTCTTTTGCATATTGCACCGATTTCGACGGTGCAGTGCAATTTGGCGGGTCGGTTTCAAGGGCGCTCGGGTCGCCTGAAATACACTCAAATAGACTCAAAAAAATTGGAGTCGAAACAGTCTAATCCGCCCGCTGCCACCCGCAGCCCGCGCCTCAAACCCCACGCCCCCGTCATCCTCGGGCTTGACCCGAGGACCGGGCTGTCCGCCGCATTGCGCCAGCGGCGGGCGCACAGCCCGATCCGCATCCGGTCCTCGGGTCAAGCCCGAGGATGACGGGTGTATGGTCCGGCCGCCTACAGTCCAATCCGGGGAAACACGAACCGCTCCAGCAGCAGCGAGGCCGCGAAGTAGAAGCCGATCACCACGAACAGGGTCAGCGGGATCTGCGGCTGTTTCGACAGGGTCAGATAGACCCCGTACAGCACGGCGAACAGGGCCGAGGTGGCCAGGGGCCGCAGCAGGATCTTCGAAAGGGGGGATTTCACGGCCATTTCACCACCGGGGGCATGGAGCTGAGGATCGAATCGACGTTGCCGCCGGTCTTGAGGCCGAACATGGTGCCACGGTCGTACAGCAGGTTGAACTCCACATACCGGCCGCGCCGCACCAACTGCTCCTCGCGCTCCTCCGGCGTCCAGGCCTCGCCCATCCGCCCGGCCACGATCTTCGGATAGATGTCCAGGAAGGCCAGACCCACGTCGCGGGTGAAGGCGAAGTCCCGGTCGTGGTCGCCGCTGTCGTGGTGGTCATAGAAGATGCCGCCCGTGCCCCGCGGCTCCTGCCGATGCGGCAGGAAGAAATACTCGTCGCACCAGGCCTTGTATTTGGCGTGCCAGTCGGGATCGTGGGCGTCGCAGGCGGCCTTCATCGCGGCGTGGAAGGCCAGGGTGTCCGGGTGGTCCTGGCGCCGATCCGCGTCCAGCACCGGCGTCAGATCGCCCCCGCCGCCGAACCAGCTCTGGGTCGTGGCGATGAAGCGGGTGTTCATGTGCACGGCCGGAATCCGGGGACTGACCGGATGGCAGATCAGGCTGATCCCGGTGGCGAAGAAGCGCGGATCCTCCGCCGCCCCCGGCACCGTCTTGGCGTAGTCGGCCGGAAACGATCCGTGGACGGTCGAGACATGGACCCCGACCTTCTCGAACAGCCGGCCGTGCATCATCCCCATCACGCCCCCGCCGCCGTCCTTGCGGTCCCAGGCGGTCCGCACGAACCGCCCCGGCTCCCCCGGAAACAGCGCGGCCGGCGCCGCATCCTCCAGCGCCTCGAAGGCCGCATGGATACGGTCGCGCAGATGCTCGAACCAGGCGCGGGTCTCGACCTTCTTCAGGTCGAGCGGATCGGAAAAGGCGGCGTCGCTCATACCGTCTCTTAGACCTTCCCCCGCTTGCGGGGGAAGTGGCAGGTCGTGGCGCGCAGCGACACGCCTGACGATGGGGGAAGTCTTCTACTGAGCAATACTTCCCTCTCCGACCCTGGTTCGCTGCGCGAACGCCGGGCCACCTCTCCCGCAAGCGGGAGAGGGTTCTTTTCTCCAGGTCCGTCTGTCAGTGTGCGTCGCAACATCAGGGAGTCGCATCATGATCCGTCATCTGCTGGCCGGCGTCGCCGTCGCCGCCTTCGCCACCACCGCTAACGCTCAATCCGCAGGCGAGGCCCGCGTGCTCGAGATCCTGAAGACCACCCCCCTGATCGACGGCCACAACGACCTGCCCTGGGCCCTGCGCCAGCAGTTCGGCAATGACGTCTATGCCGTTGATCTGACGACCAATCTGGACGCGACGACCCAACTCCACACCGACATCGCCCGCCTGCGCGCCGGCGGCGTCGGCGGTCAGTTCTGGTCGGTCTATGTCCCCGCCAGCCTGACCCCGCTCGAGGCGGTCGAGGAGACCTTCGAACAGATCGACACGGCCAAGCGGATCATCGCCGCCCACCCCGACGTCTTCGGCCTGGCGACCACGGCGGACCAGGTCGACGCCGTCTTCGCCTCGGGCCGGATCGCCAGCCTGATCGGCATGGAGGGCGGCTACTCGATCAACGACTCCCTGGCCCTGCTGCGTGAATACTACCGCACCGGGGCGCGCTACATGACCCTGACACACTCCAAGACCACCACCTGGGCCGACAGCGCCACCGACGCCCCCAAATGGGGCGGGCTCAGCCCCTTCGGCGAGGATGTGGTGCGCGAGATGAACCGGCTGGGCATGATGGTGGACCTCAGCCACGTGTCCGAGGACACCATGCTGGACGCCATGCGGGTGTCCGACGCCCCGGTGATCTTCTCCCACTCCTCGGCGCGAGCGATCACGGCCCATCCCCGCAACGTCCCCGACCGGGTGCTGCGGATGATGCCTGAGGACGGCGGGATCGTGATGATCAATCTGGCGCCCGGCTTCGTCTCCGAACGGGTCCGCGCCTGGAACGCCGACCGCGCGGGCGAGGAGGCGCGGCTCAAGGCCCTGAACCCCGGCGATCCGACCGCGGTCGAGGCCGGCCTGACCGCCTGGTCCGCCGCCCATCCGACGCCCCAGGCGACCCTGGCCGACGTCGTCGCCCACATCCAGCATGTGCGTCAGGTCGCGGGGATCGACCACGTCGGCCTGGGCGCCGACTTCGACGGCATCGGCAGCCTGCCCGAAGGCATGACCGGGGTGGACGCCTATCCCCGCATCCTCGCCGCCCTGATGGACGCCGGCTGGACCGAGGCCGACATCCGCAAGATCGCCGGCGAGAACCTGCTGCGCGTCATGCGCGCCGTCGAAGCCACCGCCGCCGCCAAGGCGTCCGAGCGACCGTCGCTGGCCAAGCCGACCGCCGGCTAGGCCGTCAGCCCCAGGCTTCGACGGCGCCGCGGCGGCGGACCGGGGCCGTGCTCGCCAGTTGCGTGCGCGGCTCCGCCTCGGCGCGGCCGAACAGCCAGCCCTGGCCGTACTCGACGCCCAAGGCCTTGAGTTGGGTGACGACCTCTTCGGTCTCGATCATCTCGGCGATGGTCTCGAGCTTCAACGACCGGCTCAGTTCGACGATGTTGCGCACCATGTTGCGCACCACCTCATCGGTTTCGATGTCCCGGATCAGGGCCCCGTCGATCTTCACGGCATCGACCGACAGTTTGCGCAGGTAGTCATACGAGGCTGCGCCCGAGCCGAAGTCGTCGATACAGACCTTGATGCCCGTGTCGCGCAGGGCCGCCAGACGGCGGTTGGCGGCGCCGATGTCCGCCAGGGCGGAGGTTTCGGTGATCTCGACGATCAGCCGCTTGCGGTCGGCCGGCGAACCGGCGGTCATCTGCAGCAGGTGTTCGACATAGGTGTCGTCGCCCAGCGAGGCGCCGGACACATTGATCGCCATCTTCAGCAGGCCGGCGCCCGGCGCCCGCATCCGCTTCAGCACCTTCTCAGCCACGGCCAGATCGAAGGACTCGATCATGTCCAACTCCTCGGCCATGCGAATGGCGTTGGCGGGGCCGGCGCTGGCGTTGAAGCGCGCCAGGGCTTCGAAATGGTGAACCGCACGCGAGGTCAGTTGCACAATGGGTTGGTAGTGGACTTCAAACTCGCGCGATTTGACGACGGCGCGGAAAGCCTCCGCGTCCCGGAACGTCCGCTTCAGCGCTTCGGAGAAGGCGACCTGAGGGTTGGCGAGACCATCGTCCTTCAGACAAGCCTCGATCGCGTACCGCATGGCGCGCAGGACGCACAGGGTGTCTCCGCCCTCCGGAAGGGTGGAGGCGAACGATTCGGCGTCGAGATTCACGCCCTCCGCGCGGCCGGCCTCAACGACCTCGGCGGCCAGATCGCGGGTGTCGCCGGGCGCGCGGAACAGGGCGTAGCGCTCGGGGGTGATCTGAGCCGCCGAGGAACCATGCGCCGCTGCGGATTGAAGCGTCGCTTCGATCCGGCGTTGCACCTTTTCCGCAACCTCTCCGGCCAGGTCCTCAAGCCCGCGAATATCAAGGAAGGCGAGTGAAAGGCTGGGCGCCAATGCGACGACGCGAGCGGCGTCGGCCATAAAGGTCTCCGCGTCCATAAGGGGCGGCGTCTCAAGCGAGGCCACCGCTATGGCGGGGCCTTCATAGGCGATTGAGCACGAGATGGACGGCGCCAGCTGGGGCAGGATGAAGGCCCTCAGAGAGGCCCGTCGCACGCGCCCAGGCCCCGCCTGGACCAGGATTTGGGCGGCGGCGCTGCGCGCGCCAGGCTTGGTCTGCAGCAGAAGCTCGAGCGCGCCGTAACCTTCATGAAGGAAGGTCACCAGGGGCTTGCCCGTCCAAAGCGCCCCGACATCCGTGCCGGGCAAAGGGCCGGCGCCGAGCGCGAAGGCGACGCGGCCTTCGGCGTCAATTTCGACCAGGGCATCGGAAGATGCGAAGGCCAGACCGAGAAGGCGAGTAGTCATCGACATGACGCCACCATGCCCGGTCGGCGCTTAAAAAATAGGCAACACCGGCGAGATTTCTAAGCCGGCGCTACGGCCTCAAGCCTTGCGGTTGAAGGCGACCGCGCGGCCGTCTCCCATCGCGGCGCGGCCGTCGGCGGCATAGGCTGATGCGGGCGTGCGGGCGGCGGCGACCTCATGGGCGATGGCGCGTACCAGCCCCTCAGAGATCTTGCGGGCCGCCTCGACCGCGCTCGCGTGTCGCGCCAGCACGGCTTCGAAGGCGCGGGTGGCGTCGATCAGGGCCATGCGTTCGGTGGCGATGGCTCCGGCCAGCAGGGCGGGATTGGCCTTTACGTGACCGGAATCGCGGCGATAGAGGTTCGCCATCTCCTGAGTTTCGGCCAGGCTGGCGGCCACCTTCTGCGGTTTGCCTTCCTCGAAGGCGCGCGTCTCGGTCGCCAATCGCTCCGTCAGGCGGCGGGTGAGCTCTAGCAGTTGACGAACGCGAGCGGTGGCCAGGTCTGCGTCGTTCATTGGGCGCCCTCCTGCATCTTCATCATTTCGTTCATGACCGAGCCTGCCAGGCCGATGCCGCCGGCCGAGACGGTCTTCTTCGCCATTTCATCCAGCATAAAGCTGCGCCACGTCGCCTCGGCCTGACCGCCGCCGAACAGGCCGTCGGTGGAGAGGCCCTCGAACATCGGCTTCAGCATCTGCGACAGGAAGGAGGCCTCGAAGGCTTCGGCGGTGCTTTTGATCTTGTCCTTGGACGCACCGACCGTATTGGCGGCCAGGCCCTGGACGGGGCGGAGCAGGTCGGTAGAGACGGCGAGGTCGGTCATGCTCACATCACCTCAATGTCGGCTTGCAGGGCGCCGGACGCCTTGATGGCCTGAAGAATGCTGATCATGTCGCGGGGGCTGACCCCCAGCGCATTCAGCCCATTGACCAAGGTGGACAGGCTGGTTCCGCCGCCGACGAGCCGCATCTGGGTGCCCAGATCCTCCTCGACGGTGACCTGGGTGTTGGGGACGACCGCCGTCTGGCCTTGGCTGAACGGGGCGGGCTGGCTGACGGACGGCTGCTCATCGACCGAGATGGTCAGATTGCCCTGGGCGATGGCCACGCGCGAGATGCGGACCGCGTCGCCCATGACGATGACGCCGTTCACTTCGTCGATGATGACCTTGGCCGGAGAATCGACGGTGACGGGCAGGTTCTCGACGCGGCTGATGAAGCCGGCCATGCCCATCTGGCCCGGCGCGC from Brevundimonas sp. SL130 encodes the following:
- a CDS encoding EAL domain-containing protein, which codes for MTTRLLGLAFASSDALVEIDAEGRVAFALGAGPLPGTDVGALWTGKPLVTFLHEGYGALELLLQTKPGARSAAAQILVQAGPGRVRRASLRAFILPQLAPSISCSIAYEGPAIAVASLETPPLMDAETFMADAARVVALAPSLSLAFLDIRGLEDLAGEVAEKVQRRIEATLQSAAAHGSSAAQITPERYALFRAPGDTRDLAAEVVEAGRAEGVNLDAESFASTLPEGGDTLCVLRAMRYAIEACLKDDGLANPQVAFSEALKRTFRDAEAFRAVVKSREFEVHYQPIVQLTSRAVHHFEALARFNASAGPANAIRMAEELDMIESFDLAVAEKVLKRMRAPGAGLLKMAINVSGASLGDDTYVEHLLQMTAGSPADRKRLIVEITETSALADIGAANRRLAALRDTGIKVCIDDFGSGAASYDYLRKLSVDAVKIDGALIRDIETDEVVRNMVRNIVELSRSLKLETIAEMIETEEVVTQLKALGVEYGQGWLFGRAEAEPRTQLASTAPVRRRGAVEAWG
- a CDS encoding flagellar basal-body protein FlbY; this encodes MNDADLATARVRQLLELTRRLTERLATETRAFEEGKPQKVAASLAETQEMANLYRRDSGHVKANPALLAGAIATERMALIDATRAFEAVLARHASAVEAARKISEGLVRAIAHEVAAARTPASAYAADGRAAMGDGRAVAFNRKA
- a CDS encoding rod-binding protein, with protein sequence MTDLAVSTDLLRPVQGLAANTVGASKDKIKSTAEAFEASFLSQMLKPMFEGLSTDGLFGGGQAEATWRSFMLDEMAKKTVSAGGIGLAGSVMNEMMKMQEGAQ